Proteins encoded together in one Amblyomma americanum isolate KBUSLIRL-KWMA chromosome 1, ASM5285725v1, whole genome shotgun sequence window:
- the LOC144113402 gene encoding uncharacterized protein LOC144113402 isoform X2: MAVEEEKEELPCDTASTQQQPAVVPSCSAQQHAGGGGAPAAAGDTTQTSSKPAMCRMRCFIHAYWSSKHQPDLCGITGNEEADELATAAHQLPPRDLPLALEDVRAVIHEHLQRQHPDPRIAGGERIASINGCRALSRSQRAMILCARIGCVWPGDRRVRHGLATSEACDGCGAVETLEHLLLRCTAFADACRDMLVAYRELGLLPDSLKTLLWPQGSARTRERTMVSLCAFLEQTGLTSCLFCAR, from the exons ATGGCTgtcgaggaggagaaggaggagctGCCTTGTGACACAGCCT CTACACAGCAGCAGCCAGCGGTGGTGCCGAGCTGTTCAGCACAGCAGCACGCGGGCGGTGGTGGTGCACCAGCTGCTGCTGGAGACACGACGCAGACCTCCTCGAAGCCCGCAATGTGCAGGATGAGGTGTTTCATACATGCCTACTGGAG TTCCAAACATCAGCCTGACCTctgcggcatcaccggcaacgaggaggccgacgaactcgcgaccgccgcacaccagctaccgccacgagatctcccccttgcgctggaggacgtgcgggCAGTCATCCACGAACATCTCCaacggcagcaccccgacccacgcatcgccggaggtgagcgcatcgccagcatcaacggctgccgcgctctatcgcggtcgcaacgcgcaatgatcctctgcgcgcgcatcggctgcgtgtggcccggggatcgacgggtgcgtcacggactcgcgacgagtgaagcgtgtgatggatgcggtgcagtggagacactggagcacctgctccttcgctgtaccgcgttcgctgatgctTGCCGCGATATGCTCGTGGCCTACAGAGAGCTGGGCCTACTCccggactcgctcaagacactactgtggccgcagggcagtgcgcgcacccgtgagcgaacgatggtgagcctctgtgcatttctcgaacagacgggcttgacgtcctgtctgttctgcgccaggtag
- the LOC144113402 gene encoding uncharacterized protein LOC144113402 isoform X1, with protein sequence MAPPPPPDAEETVDQELEEEMAVEEEKEELPCDTASTQQQPAVVPSCSAQQHAGGGGAPAAAGDTTQTSSKPAMCRMRCFIHAYWSSKHQPDLCGITGNEEADELATAAHQLPPRDLPLALEDVRAVIHEHLQRQHPDPRIAGGERIASINGCRALSRSQRAMILCARIGCVWPGDRRVRHGLATSEACDGCGAVETLEHLLLRCTAFADACRDMLVAYRELGLLPDSLKTLLWPQGSARTRERTMVSLCAFLEQTGLTSCLFCAR encoded by the exons atggcaccccccccccccccggacgcAGAGGAGACGGTGGACCAGGAGCTAGAGGAGGAGATGGCTgtcgaggaggagaaggaggagctGCCTTGTGACACAGCCT CTACACAGCAGCAGCCAGCGGTGGTGCCGAGCTGTTCAGCACAGCAGCACGCGGGCGGTGGTGGTGCACCAGCTGCTGCTGGAGACACGACGCAGACCTCCTCGAAGCCCGCAATGTGCAGGATGAGGTGTTTCATACATGCCTACTGGAG TTCCAAACATCAGCCTGACCTctgcggcatcaccggcaacgaggaggccgacgaactcgcgaccgccgcacaccagctaccgccacgagatctcccccttgcgctggaggacgtgcgggCAGTCATCCACGAACATCTCCaacggcagcaccccgacccacgcatcgccggaggtgagcgcatcgccagcatcaacggctgccgcgctctatcgcggtcgcaacgcgcaatgatcctctgcgcgcgcatcggctgcgtgtggcccggggatcgacgggtgcgtcacggactcgcgacgagtgaagcgtgtgatggatgcggtgcagtggagacactggagcacctgctccttcgctgtaccgcgttcgctgatgctTGCCGCGATATGCTCGTGGCCTACAGAGAGCTGGGCCTACTCccggactcgctcaagacactactgtggccgcagggcagtgcgcgcacccgtgagcgaacgatggtgagcctctgtgcatttctcgaacagacgggcttgacgtcctgtctgttctgcgccaggtag